The proteins below come from a single Kosakonia sp. SMBL-WEM22 genomic window:
- the rpmJ gene encoding 50S ribosomal protein L36 has protein sequence MKVRASVKKLCRNCKIVKRDGVIRVICSAEPKHKQRQG, from the coding sequence ATGAAAGTTCGTGCTTCCGTCAAGAAATTATGCCGTAACTGCAAAATCGTTAAGCGTGATGGCGTCATCCGCGTGATTTGCAGTGCCGAGCCGAAGCATAAACAGCGCCAAGGCTGA
- the secY gene encoding preprotein translocase subunit SecY, translating to MAKQPGLDFQSAKGGIGELKRRLLFVIGALIVFRIGSFIPIPGIDAAVLAKLLEQQRGTIIEMFNMFSGGALSRASIFALGIMPYISASIIIQLLTVVHPALAELKKEGESGRRKISQYTRYGTLVLAIFQSIGIATGLPNMPGMQGLVMNPGFAFYFTAVVSLVTGTMFLMWLGEQITERGIGNGISIIIFAGIVAGLPPAIAHTIEQARQGDLHFLLLLLVAVLVFAVTFFVVFVERGQRRIVVNYAKRQQGRRVYAAQSTHLPLKVNMAGVIPAIFASSIILFPATIASWFGGGTGWNWLTTISLYLQPGQPLYVLLYASAIIFFCFFYTALVFNPRETADNLKKSGAFVPGIRPGEQTAKYIDKVMTRLTLVGALYITFICLIPEFMRDAMKVPFYFGGTSLLIVVVVIMDFMAQVQTLMMSSQYESALKKANLKGYGR from the coding sequence ATGGCTAAGCAACCGGGATTAGATTTTCAAAGTGCCAAGGGTGGAATTGGCGAACTGAAACGCAGACTGCTGTTTGTTATCGGTGCGTTGATTGTGTTCCGTATTGGCTCTTTTATTCCGATCCCTGGTATTGATGCCGCTGTACTTGCCAAACTGCTTGAGCAACAGCGTGGCACCATCATTGAAATGTTCAACATGTTCTCTGGTGGTGCTCTCAGCCGTGCTTCTATCTTTGCACTGGGTATCATGCCGTATATTTCGGCATCAATTATTATCCAGCTGCTGACGGTCGTTCATCCGGCCCTGGCAGAGCTTAAGAAAGAAGGGGAGTCTGGTCGTCGTAAGATTAGCCAGTACACCCGTTACGGTACTCTGGTGTTGGCAATATTTCAGTCAATCGGTATTGCTACCGGTTTACCGAATATGCCTGGTATGCAAGGCCTGGTAATGAATCCAGGCTTTGCATTCTACTTCACCGCTGTTGTAAGTCTGGTCACAGGGACTATGTTCCTGATGTGGCTCGGCGAACAGATTACTGAACGTGGTATCGGTAACGGTATCTCGATCATTATCTTCGCCGGCATCGTGGCGGGTTTACCGCCAGCCATTGCCCATACTATTGAGCAAGCGCGTCAAGGCGACCTGCACTTCCTCCTGTTGCTGTTGGTTGCAGTATTAGTATTCGCAGTGACGTTCTTTGTTGTCTTCGTTGAACGTGGTCAACGCCGCATTGTGGTGAACTACGCGAAACGTCAGCAAGGTCGTCGTGTCTATGCTGCTCAGAGCACACATTTACCGCTGAAAGTGAATATGGCGGGGGTAATCCCGGCAATCTTCGCTTCCAGTATTATTCTGTTCCCGGCGACCATCGCGTCATGGTTCGGGGGCGGTACTGGTTGGAACTGGCTGACAACAATTTCGCTGTATTTGCAGCCTGGGCAACCGCTTTATGTGTTACTCTATGCGTCTGCAATCATCTTCTTCTGTTTCTTTTACACGGCGTTGGTTTTCAACCCGCGTGAAACAGCGGATAACCTGAAGAAGTCCGGTGCATTTGTACCAGGAATTCGTCCGGGAGAACAAACGGCGAAGTATATCGATAAAGTAATGACCCGCCTGACTTTAGTTGGTGCGCTTTATATTACTTTTATCTGCCTGATCCCGGAGTTCATGCGTGATGCGATGAAAGTACCGTTCTACTTCGGTGGGACCTCACTGCTTATCGTTGTTGTCGTGATTATGGACTTTATGGCTCAAGTGCAAACTCTGATGATGTCTAGTCAGTACGAGTCTGCATTGAAGAAGGCGAACCTGAAAGGCTACGGTCGATAA
- the rplO gene encoding 50S ribosomal protein L15, with product MRLNTLSPAEGSKKAGKRLGRGIGSGLGKTGGRGHKGQKSRSGGGVRRGFEGGQMPLYRRLPKFGFTSRKAMITAEIRLSDLAKVEGDVVDLNTLKAANIIGIQIEFAKVILSGEVSRPVTVRGLRVTKGARAAIEAAGGKIEE from the coding sequence ATGCGTTTAAATACTCTGTCTCCGGCCGAAGGCTCCAAAAAGGCGGGTAAACGCCTGGGTCGTGGTATCGGTTCTGGCCTCGGTAAAACCGGTGGTCGTGGTCACAAAGGTCAGAAGTCTCGTTCTGGCGGTGGCGTACGTCGCGGTTTCGAGGGTGGTCAGATGCCTCTGTACCGTCGTCTGCCGAAATTCGGTTTCACTTCACGTAAAGCAATGATTACGGCAGAGATTCGTCTGTCCGATCTGGCTAAAGTAGAAGGCGACGTAGTAGACCTGAACACGCTGAAAGCGGCTAACATTATCGGCATCCAGATTGAGTTCGCGAAAGTGATCCTGTCTGGTGAAGTTTCTCGTCCGGTAACTGTTCGTGGCCTGCGTGTGACTAAAGGCGCTCGTGCTGCTATCGAAGCTGCTGGCGGTAAAATTGAGGAATAA
- the rpmD gene encoding 50S ribosomal protein L30: MAKTIKITQTRSAIGRLPKHKATLLGLGLRRIGHTVEREDTPAVRGMVNAVSFMVKVEE; the protein is encoded by the coding sequence ATGGCAAAGACTATTAAAATCACTCAAACCCGCAGTGCAATCGGTCGTCTGCCGAAACACAAGGCAACGCTGCTTGGCCTGGGTCTGCGTCGTATTGGCCACACTGTAGAACGCGAGGATACTCCTGCGGTTCGCGGTATGGTCAACGCGGTTTCCTTCATGGTTAAAGTTGAGGAGTAA
- the rpsE gene encoding 30S ribosomal protein S5: MAHIEKQAGELQEKLIAVNRVSKTVKGGRIFSFTALTVVGDGNGRVGFGYGKAREVPAAIQKAMEKARRNMINVALNHGTLQHPVKGTHTGSRVFMQPASEGTGIIAGGAMRAVLEVAGVHNVLAKAYGSTNPINVVRATIDGLENMKSPEMVAAKRGKSVEEILG; the protein is encoded by the coding sequence ATGGCTCACATCGAAAAACAGGCTGGCGAACTGCAGGAAAAGCTGATCGCGGTTAACCGCGTATCTAAAACCGTTAAAGGTGGTCGTATTTTCTCCTTCACAGCTCTGACTGTTGTTGGCGATGGTAACGGTCGCGTTGGTTTTGGTTACGGTAAAGCGCGTGAAGTTCCGGCAGCGATCCAGAAAGCGATGGAAAAAGCCCGTCGCAATATGATTAACGTCGCGCTGAACCACGGCACCCTGCAGCACCCGGTTAAGGGTACTCACACGGGTTCTCGTGTCTTCATGCAGCCGGCTTCCGAAGGTACCGGTATTATCGCCGGTGGTGCAATGCGCGCCGTTCTGGAAGTCGCTGGGGTTCATAACGTTCTGGCTAAAGCATATGGTTCCACCAACCCGATCAACGTGGTTCGTGCAACTATTGATGGCTTGGAAAATATGAAGTCTCCAGAAATGGTCGCTGCCAAGCGTGGTAAATCCGTTGAAGAAATTCTGGGGTAA
- the rplR gene encoding 50S ribosomal protein L18, with protein sequence MDKKSARIRRATRARRKLKELGATRLVVHRTPRHIYAQVIASNGSEVLVAASTVEKAISEQLKYTGNKDAAAAVGKAVAERALEKGIKDVSFDRSGFQYHGRVQALADAAREAGLQF encoded by the coding sequence ATGGATAAGAAATCTGCTCGTATCCGTCGTGCGACCCGCGCACGCCGCAAGCTCAAAGAGCTTGGTGCGACCCGCCTGGTGGTACATCGTACCCCGCGTCATATTTACGCCCAGGTAATCGCATCGAATGGTTCTGAAGTTCTGGTAGCTGCTTCTACTGTAGAAAAAGCTATCTCTGAACAACTGAAGTACACCGGTAACAAAGACGCCGCTGCAGCTGTAGGTAAAGCTGTTGCTGAACGCGCTCTGGAAAAAGGCATCAAAGATGTGTCTTTTGACCGTTCCGGGTTCCAATATCATGGTCGCGTCCAGGCACTGGCAGATGCTGCTCGTGAAGCTGGCCTTCAGTTCTAA
- the rplF gene encoding 50S ribosomal protein L6, translated as MSRVAKAPVVIPAGVDVKINGQVITIKGKNGELTRTLNDAVEVNQADNALTFGPRDGYVDGWAQAGTARALLNSMVIGVTEGFTKKLQLVGVGYRAAVKGNVVNLSLGFSHPVDHQLPAGITAECPTQTEIVLKGADKQVIGQVAADLRAYRRPEPYKGKGVRYADEVVRTKEAKKK; from the coding sequence ATGTCTCGTGTTGCTAAAGCACCGGTCGTCATTCCTGCCGGCGTTGATGTAAAAATCAACGGTCAGGTTATCACGATCAAAGGTAAAAACGGCGAGCTGACTCGTACCCTGAACGATGCTGTTGAAGTTAACCAGGCAGACAATGCCCTGACCTTCGGTCCGCGTGATGGTTACGTGGATGGTTGGGCTCAGGCTGGTACCGCGCGTGCCCTGCTGAACTCAATGGTTATCGGTGTTACCGAAGGCTTCACTAAGAAGCTGCAGCTGGTTGGTGTAGGTTATCGTGCAGCGGTTAAAGGCAATGTTGTAAACCTGTCTCTGGGTTTCTCACATCCTGTTGACCATCAGCTGCCGGCGGGTATCACTGCTGAATGTCCGACTCAAACTGAAATCGTGCTGAAAGGCGCTGATAAGCAGGTGATCGGCCAGGTTGCAGCTGATCTGCGCGCCTACCGTCGTCCTGAGCCTTATAAAGGCAAGGGTGTTCGTTACGCCGACGAAGTCGTGCGTACCAAAGAGGCTAAGAAGAAGTAA
- the rpsH gene encoding 30S ribosomal protein S8, with product MSMQDPIADMLTRIRNGQTANKAAVTMPSSRLKVAIANVLKEEGFIEDFKIEGDTKPELEVTLKYFQGKAVVESIQRISRPGLRIYKRKDELPKVMGGLGIAVVSTSKGVMTDRAARQAGLGGEIICYVA from the coding sequence ATGAGCATGCAAGATCCGATCGCGGATATGCTGACCCGTATCCGTAACGGTCAGACCGCGAACAAAGCTGCGGTCACCATGCCTTCCTCCAGGCTGAAAGTGGCAATTGCCAACGTGCTGAAGGAAGAAGGTTTTATTGAAGATTTCAAAATTGAAGGCGACACCAAGCCGGAACTGGAAGTGACTCTGAAGTACTTCCAGGGCAAAGCTGTGGTAGAAAGCATTCAGCGTATCAGCCGCCCAGGTCTGCGCATCTATAAAAGAAAAGATGAGCTGCCGAAAGTTATGGGTGGTCTGGGTATCGCAGTTGTTTCTACCTCTAAAGGTGTTATGACTGATCGTGCAGCGCGCCAGGCTGGTCTTGGTGGCGAAATTATCTGCTACGTAGCCTAA
- the rpsN gene encoding 30S ribosomal protein S14, which translates to MAKQSMKAREVKRVALAEKYFAKRAELKAIISDVNASDEDRWNAVLKLQSLPRDSSPSRQRNRCRQTGRPHGFLRKFGLSRIKVRESAMRGEIPGLKKASW; encoded by the coding sequence ATGGCTAAGCAATCTATGAAAGCACGCGAAGTTAAACGCGTAGCTTTAGCTGAAAAATACTTCGCGAAACGCGCTGAACTGAAAGCGATCATTTCTGATGTGAACGCTTCCGACGAAGATCGTTGGAACGCTGTTCTCAAGCTGCAGAGTCTGCCGCGTGATTCCAGCCCGTCTCGTCAGCGTAACCGCTGCCGCCAAACTGGTCGTCCGCATGGTTTCCTGCGGAAGTTCGGGTTGAGCCGTATTAAGGTCCGTGAATCCGCAATGCGCGGTGAAATCCCGGGTCTGAAAAAGGCTAGCTGGTAA
- the rplE gene encoding 50S ribosomal protein L5, producing the protein MAKLHDYYKDEVVNKLMTEFSYNSVMQVPRVEKITLNMGVGEAIADKKLLDNAAADLAAISGQKPLITKARKSVAGFKIRQGYPIGCKVTLRGERMWEFFERLITIAVPRIRDFRGLSAKSFDGRGNYSMGVREQIIFPEIDYDKVDRVRGLDITITTTAKSDEEGRALLAAFDFPFRK; encoded by the coding sequence ATGGCGAAACTGCATGATTACTACAAAGACGAAGTAGTTAACAAACTCATGACTGAGTTTAGCTACAATTCTGTCATGCAAGTCCCTCGGGTCGAGAAGATCACCCTGAATATGGGTGTTGGTGAAGCGATCGCTGACAAGAAACTGCTGGATAACGCAGCAGCTGACCTGGCAGCAATCTCCGGTCAAAAACCGTTGATCACCAAAGCGCGCAAATCTGTTGCGGGCTTCAAAATCCGTCAGGGCTATCCGATCGGCTGTAAAGTGACTCTGCGTGGCGAACGCATGTGGGAGTTCTTTGAGCGCCTGATCACTATTGCTGTACCTCGTATCCGTGACTTCCGCGGCCTGTCCGCTAAGTCGTTCGACGGTCGTGGTAACTACAGCATGGGTGTCCGTGAGCAGATCATCTTCCCAGAAATCGACTACGACAAAGTCGATCGCGTGCGTGGTTTGGATATTACCATTACCACTACTGCGAAATCTGACGAAGAAGGCCGTGCTCTGCTGGCTGCCTTTGACTTCCCGTTCCGCAAGTAA
- the rplX gene encoding 50S ribosomal protein L24 yields the protein MAAKIRRDDEVIVLTGKDKGKRGKVKNVLSSGKIIVEGINLVKKHQKPVPALNQPGGIVEKEAAIQVSNVALFNAATGKADRVGFRFEDGKKVRFFKSNSETIK from the coding sequence ATGGCAGCGAAAATCCGTCGTGATGACGAAGTTATCGTGTTAACCGGTAAAGATAAAGGTAAACGCGGTAAAGTAAAAAATGTTCTGTCTTCCGGCAAGATCATTGTTGAAGGTATCAACCTGGTTAAGAAACATCAGAAGCCGGTTCCGGCCCTGAACCAACCAGGTGGCATCGTTGAAAAAGAAGCTGCAATTCAGGTTTCTAACGTTGCACTCTTCAATGCGGCAACCGGCAAGGCTGACCGTGTAGGCTTTAGATTCGAAGACGGCAAAAAAGTCCGTTTCTTTAAATCTAACAGCGAAACTATCAAGTAA
- the rplN gene encoding 50S ribosomal protein L14 has protein sequence MIQEQTMLNVADNSGARRVMCIKVLGGSHRRYAGVGDIIKITIKEAIPRGKVKKGDVLKAVVVRTKKGVRRPDGSVIRFDGNACVILNNNSEQPIGTRIFGPVTRELRSEKFMKIISLAPEVL, from the coding sequence ATGATCCAAGAACAGACTATGCTGAACGTCGCCGACAACTCCGGTGCACGTCGCGTAATGTGTATCAAGGTTCTGGGTGGCTCGCACCGTCGCTACGCAGGCGTAGGCGACATCATCAAGATCACCATCAAGGAAGCAATTCCGCGTGGTAAGGTCAAAAAAGGTGATGTGCTGAAGGCGGTAGTGGTGCGCACCAAGAAGGGTGTTCGTCGCCCGGACGGTTCTGTCATTCGCTTCGATGGTAATGCATGCGTTATTTTAAACAATAACAGCGAGCAACCTATCGGTACGCGTATTTTTGGGCCGGTAACTCGTGAACTTCGTTCTGAGAAGTTCATGAAAATTATCTCTCTGGCACCAGAAGTACTTTAA
- the rpsQ gene encoding 30S ribosomal protein S17 — protein MTDKIRTLQGRVVSDKMEKSIVVAIERFVKHPIYGKFIKRTTKLHVHDENNECGTGDVVEIRECRPLSKTKSWTLVRVVEKAIL, from the coding sequence ATGACCGATAAAATCCGTACTCTGCAAGGTCGTGTTGTTAGCGACAAAATGGAGAAATCCATTGTTGTAGCTATCGAACGTTTTGTGAAACACCCGATCTACGGTAAATTCATCAAACGTACGACCAAACTGCACGTACACGACGAGAACAACGAATGCGGTACCGGCGACGTGGTTGAAATCCGCGAATGCCGTCCGCTGTCCAAGACTAAGTCCTGGACGCTGGTTCGCGTTGTAGAGAAAGCGATTCTGTAA
- the rpmC gene encoding 50S ribosomal protein L29, producing the protein MKAKELREKSVEELNTELLNLLREQFNLRMQAASGQLQQTHLLKQVRRDVARVKTLLTEKAGA; encoded by the coding sequence ATGAAAGCAAAAGAGCTGCGTGAAAAGAGCGTTGAAGAGCTGAACACCGAGCTGCTTAACCTGCTGCGCGAGCAGTTCAACCTGCGTATGCAGGCTGCGAGTGGCCAGCTGCAACAGACTCACCTGTTGAAGCAAGTGCGTCGTGATGTCGCACGCGTTAAGACTTTACTGACTGAGAAGGCGGGTGCGTAA
- the rplP gene encoding 50S ribosomal protein L16, with the protein MLQPKRTKFRKVHKGRNRGLAQGTDVSFGTYGLKAVGRGRLTARQIEAARRAMTRAVKRQGKIWIRVFPDKPITEKPLEVRMGKGKGNVEYWVALIQPGKVLYEMDGVPEELAREAFELAAAKLPIKTTFVTKTVM; encoded by the coding sequence ATGTTACAACCAAAGCGTACAAAATTCCGTAAAGTGCACAAAGGCCGCAACCGTGGTCTCGCGCAGGGCACGGATGTGAGCTTCGGCACTTACGGTCTGAAAGCTGTTGGCCGTGGTCGTCTGACCGCTCGTCAAATCGAAGCAGCACGTCGTGCTATGACTCGTGCTGTTAAGCGTCAGGGTAAGATCTGGATCCGTGTATTCCCGGACAAGCCGATCACCGAGAAGCCGCTGGAAGTTCGTATGGGTAAAGGTAAAGGTAACGTGGAGTATTGGGTTGCCTTGATTCAGCCGGGTAAAGTCCTGTACGAAATGGACGGTGTTCCGGAAGAGCTGGCCCGTGAAGCCTTCGAGCTGGCAGCAGCAAAACTGCCGATTAAAACCACCTTTGTAACTAAGACGGTGATGTAA
- the rpsC gene encoding 30S ribosomal protein S3, protein MGQKVHPNGIRLGIVKPWNSTWFANTKEFADNLDSDFKVRQYLTKELAKASVSRIVIERPAKSIRVTIHTARPGIVIGKKGEDVEKLRKVVADIAGVPAQINIAEVRKPELDAKLVADSITSQLERRVMFRRAMKRAVQNAMRLGAKGIKVEVSGRLGGAEIARTEWYREGRVPLHTLRADIDYNTSEAHTTYGVIGVKVWIFKGEILGGMAAVEQPEKPAAQPKKQQRKGRK, encoded by the coding sequence ATGGGTCAGAAAGTACATCCTAATGGTATTCGCCTGGGTATTGTAAAACCATGGAACTCTACCTGGTTTGCGAACACCAAAGAATTCGCTGACAACCTGGACAGCGATTTTAAAGTACGTCAGTACCTGACGAAGGAACTGGCTAAAGCGTCTGTATCTCGTATCGTTATCGAGCGTCCGGCTAAAAGCATCCGTGTGACTATTCACACTGCTCGCCCGGGTATCGTTATCGGTAAAAAAGGTGAAGACGTTGAGAAACTGCGCAAGGTCGTAGCGGATATCGCTGGCGTTCCTGCTCAGATCAATATCGCCGAAGTTCGTAAGCCTGAACTGGACGCAAAACTGGTTGCTGACAGCATCACTTCTCAGCTGGAACGTCGCGTTATGTTCCGTCGTGCTATGAAGCGTGCTGTACAGAACGCCATGCGTCTGGGCGCTAAAGGTATCAAAGTTGAAGTTAGTGGCCGTCTGGGTGGCGCTGAGATCGCACGTACCGAATGGTACCGTGAAGGTCGCGTTCCGCTGCACACACTGCGCGCTGACATTGACTACAACACCTCCGAAGCGCACACCACTTACGGTGTAATCGGCGTTAAAGTGTGGATCTTCAAAGGTGAGATCCTTGGTGGTATGGCTGCAGTTGAACAACCGGAAAAACCGGCTGCTCAACCTAAAAAGCAGCAGCGTAAAGGCCGTAAATAA
- the rplV gene encoding 50S ribosomal protein L22: protein METLAQHRHARSSAQKVRLVADLIRGKKVSQALDILTYTNKKAAVLVKKVLESAIANAEHNDGADIDDLKVAKIFVDEGPSMKRIMPRAKGRADRILKRTSHITVVVSDR from the coding sequence ATGGAAACTTTAGCTCAACATCGCCATGCTCGTTCTTCTGCTCAGAAGGTTCGCCTTGTTGCTGACCTGATTCGCGGTAAGAAAGTGTCGCAGGCTCTGGATATTCTGACCTACACCAACAAGAAAGCGGCTGTACTGGTCAAGAAGGTTCTGGAATCTGCCATTGCTAACGCTGAACACAACGATGGCGCTGACATTGACGATCTGAAAGTTGCGAAAATTTTCGTAGACGAAGGCCCGAGCATGAAGCGCATTATGCCGCGTGCGAAAGGTCGTGCAGATCGCATCCTGAAGCGCACCAGCCACATCACTGTGGTTGTGTCCGATCGCTGA
- the rpsS gene encoding 30S ribosomal protein S19, producing MPRSLKKGPFIDLHLLKKVEKAVESGDKKPLRTWSRRSTIFPNMIGLTIAVHNGRQHVPVFVSDEMVGHKLGEFAPTRTYRGHAADKKAKKK from the coding sequence ATGCCACGTTCTCTCAAGAAAGGTCCTTTTATTGACCTGCACTTGCTGAAGAAGGTAGAGAAAGCGGTGGAAAGCGGAGACAAGAAGCCCCTGCGCACTTGGTCCCGTCGTTCAACGATCTTTCCTAACATGATCGGTTTGACCATCGCTGTCCATAATGGTCGTCAGCACGTTCCGGTATTTGTTTCCGACGAAATGGTCGGTCACAAACTGGGTGAATTCGCACCGACTCGTACTTATCGCGGCCATGCTGCTGATAAAAAAGCGAAGAAGAAATAA